ttataacttctacaaattattatctaataataatatattattattatatttgattatttaaatattttactgttttactttattatattattaaaatatttaattaatatattatttatatatattttattattatttttatataaagtagATTTTTGTACGAGTAAATATGTGGAAGTCTCCCAAATAACCTTGAGTAGAGTAAGTAAAGGATATTTAGGTGATATTTAAATAAGTCCCTGGGTTCGGCTGCGAAAGTAGTTACGGCTATGTTAAAGGGTTCGTTGGGTCAATTCACTTCCCTCCCCGACCCAACCCCAAAACATAACATTAACATTAGACAATAGAGAGAAgtacgttgttgttgttgttgcagtTGCAGTTGCAGTTGCAGCGCAAGGATATTTGTTTCTCACTCTCTCCCTCAAACCCCATTCGCATTTCGCATCGCAATTctcacctctctctctctccgtaCGCTCTCATGTTCACTCCAACAACACACTCACTGACATAAACACTAGTTTCAGGTGCTATCTCGTCATTCTCATCCACCAAATGCAGGAAATACACACCATGGGCGGAGGGAGGTTTTTCTCCGGCGACCGGAGGCTCCGACCCCACCATCAGAGCCAGCAGGCCCTGAAGTGCCCTCGCTGCGACTCCCTCAACACCAAGTTCTGCTACTACAACAACTACAACCTCTCACAGCCCCGTCACTTCTGCAAAAACTGCCGCCGCTACTGGACCAAAGGCGGCGTCCTCCGCAACGTCCCCGTCGGCGGCGGTTGCCGCAAATCCAAACGCTCCTCCAAACCCACCAAAACATCCTCCCAAACCGCGTCACCGGACCCCGaccaccacaacaacaacaccaaCTCTCACTCCAGCAGCGGGAGCTCCAGCCTCACCGCCGCGGCCGccaccgccaccaccaccaccaccaccgagGCCGTGTCGGCGCCGGAGACTCTAAACTTGgattccaacaacaacaacaacaacatgcaAGAGTCAAAGTTGTTGATCCCTGCTTTGGAAACAAATCCTCTGGAGCACGGAACAGGGGACTGCGGTGGTATCTTCTCTGAAATCGGTCCTTTCACCAGTTTGATCACTACTACTACTTCCACTAACGAGCCATTGGCGTTCGGGTTCGGTAACTCCACTCTCCCCGATGCGTCGTCGTTTCAGTGGCTCCACCAGAAAGTTAGCAGCAGCAGCAACGAAGAGTTGAAGTTACCCGAGAGTTCCTTGCTCGATCACACCGTTGATTTTCATAGTAAAATCAGCCACGGGGGAGGATTCGGATCGTTGGATTGGCAGGGCGGTGCAGATCAAGGTTTGTTTGATCTTCCTAACACCGTTGATCACGCTTACTGGAGTCACACTCACTGGTCTGACCACGACAATTCTACTCTCTTTCATCTTCCCTGAAAATGCCTTCACATATCTCATCtcaccttttttatttatataatttaactttaaaGAAGAGTAAAGGAAATTGGAAATCAAAACCAACgttagaaaagaaagagaaggtgGAAGGACTTGGTATAATTAATAACGaggtgtatatttttttttaatttataaatttgggGGGTGATtgagtttgattttaattagtGATGTGCATGCACAACTAACTTCCATGTTAGTTTCTCTCCTTTTGTTTTCTGGGAGTTCGgcgttttaatatatatatatacacacacatatgtaTGTGGAATTTGATTGATTAACAGAGAAATTATAGCAgggtgttttaattttattattatccaCCCGTACTTGTTTATTTAGTTGGTTGTTTAGATTTGTAATCGcattttttggtttgttttgtgGCGCTAATCACTCCGTACCATTACTCAACAGCAAGATTATAGCAACACTAGCTCTtcaatattattatatgataacATGTTAATAATGAATTAAGAAATGAGAGGATGAGGTAGGAAGAAGACATTGTATTGGTTGTATGTTAGTAAATTTCTAATCTATGTCCATTATTTATTGGCTTTCTGTTGATGCGAGTCTGGTATGTGGGGATTTTATTAATGAGATTAAGATAAGATGCAGAAAATGAAAGTAGTAAGAAAATTTGGGATTGGGAGGGAGAGGGGTAGTGGGAGAGGAATGCAAAAATGTGGGGACAGGTGGGTTTGGGTGGCAAGACAAGAATGTGATGGATCATAAGAACAAGAAATATAGATGGAGTGGTGGAGATGGAAGATGTAGCTAAGCTAGTACATTCATAGTGGAGTATCGACTCAACCACAGTTGTGTTGTGGGGATATGCATGGAGACGCTCTTCATCACTTGAAGGTGACGCTGGTGGGGCCATGCTGCAAGCAAGTGGCAGCGTGATGAACAACCACTCCACCACCATTCCCCCTATGCTTCtaacttgtaaaaaaattactgtTGTTTTTCCCCTCTACAAGGCTTACCGGATTTGTCACATGTGGTATTTCCTTGCACTTTCCCAATACACTCACAAAGCCAAACTAGTAAAATGTATATTCAAATTGATCTAGGTAGGGCTAGCGGGAGTCATTGTCAGCTAGGTGTGGCTTCATATACTTGATAGTATAGTAGTATAATATTGTTTGTTTGCATTCACAGTATTGCAAGTTGCAATCTGACTCTCAAACATTAACAGTTTGAACCCGAAAGTCACCGTGAATGATGCAATACAATTAATAGCCAAACCACCGACCAATTTCGCTGTATCTATATACATACCATTCAACGTCGATGTTAGTTAAATGAGGAGGGTAAGAAACTAACCAACACGTACTTACGCAACGCAAGCCGAATGGTTCAAATCAAAGTGATGGGCAAGCAATGCTATTGTTACGGGTTTGTTTTGCAGAGTTAGCCCATATTGTTTGCCAAAATAGGTAATGGAAGAATGGACTGGTCCATGGCGTGGCCTTTTAATGTGACAGAGCAGCGTGGAATGATACTGCACCCATGTTAGGGCCTCAGAACTAGGCACATGGTTTTCGTGGTCCTTCTTTCCTCTCCTCGCCATTGTGTTGTGTTGTCATATCTGCTGCCCCCCTATTCAAACCTTTACGTCTCAACTCTGAACTTGTGCATTGCACCATTATTGCTTTCCTTACACCCTCTTACATCAAACTTCAACCAATATTATATTGGACTGTGGAACTGAGTCAGAGTATAGACCATATATGTCTGGGGATGAATGATTTTAATGTTAGGAATGTATTCCTTTCCTTCATATTCTGCCAACAGATTTGCTACGATCTTTGCCCTTTATAATTAATTACGTTGCGTACAAGTGCGGCTACTTATCTTATTTACACGTACTTGTGTGCTCTCTGTAACAATCCATTGAGAGTGACTTTACTCAACTGGTGTGGGCTCATTTGGACGAGGTTCTGTGGCTCAACGACAAATCCATATTTGGCAGAAATGGCATCAAAATCCAATATTATTAATTCTATGCTTCACCCTGTTGAGCATGCATATGCATACTGCATAGACTCTCCACTCTTCATAAATTGTAATACCTTTAGCTCTTACAATATGTGGCATTGAATTTGAAGGAAATAAGGAACCGGAGTTTTTATGTACCGGCTATCAATTGAGCTATGAAAACATTGCACGGGTTTGGTTTAGTGGTGGGAGTTTAAGTGCATATTTGGTTTGTGGTTGAAATTATTGTAGTTTTCACCAGATTTTCAACCATGCTATAAAATTGCTTGTTTTATGTGGAAAATTGGATGCCATGCAAGTGCTGTTTGATAGGCACcgtggaaaaaaattaatggattaCAGATTACAAATGACCCACCGCCACCCCCAAACACCCCAAATTGACAGGTGGGTTCGGAGAATTTGTAAGCATGTTTTACTTCTGGCGGGCCACTTTCAAATAGCTTTGGgtgtttttttccttcaaagttCAAAGGGTGGTTCAACGCCAATCCAACCTTTTGCTTCAGAGTTCAAACACATTCAATTGGATGGAAAGATGTGCAAATCTTTAACAAGCACATAAAAAATGGATTTAACTCTTCCTAAAGGGTAAAAATGGATTTAACTCTTCTTAAGAGAAGGAGATTCATTTTagaggataaaatataataataaccattaattaaagaatcaaCATTTGagattatgattaattttagattttgttaaatatatgtttgatttcaCCTTAAATTTTAACCGTTAATCTTCTAATGGACGATTGTAAGAACACTTTATCCTCTTAacagttaaatatatttttttcaccttGATCTTTAAATTTCTATTTGGTGGATTAATTAGATTACCCACTAATCAAGGTAACATGAGTTATTGTAATCTCTTTAatatatgttttcaatttctactaataaaaaaaaaatagatacccACTATTGTGACTAGCACCATAGTTGCATGACGAGCTCCAACCTCCTGCATAAAACGCCATATCAAGAGTCATAAATATGGTAACGCCAAAAGAAATTACATGACCACTAGCACCCTGACACCATGAAAGTGAAACATGGAACCGCAAGATTTTCTGCATGTCGCACAATACACAAAAGATAGATGTCCACGGCAAAAGGATGTGAAATAACTCCCCCCTCTGTGTTAGAAGAATAATACATATTACTTCTGGTGTAAATGACCACCGAGATTCAAGAAGATCTATTGCACAAGAATTCTAGTGAATAAATTGAgtttagtgtaaaaaaattatagtcgttgcaaaaataattaatctcttGGTCTAACGAGATCAAATGTAGAAGCATGAGATCAACATGTTTTCGTGGGGTGgttatttcttctttcttaaatCAAGCTACTTCTCCTTCAAAATACTTAAACTGTTCCGAGATTAATTAGTGCTTAATTCTCTGTAATTCACAAAGCTAGGGAGCAAATAATATGCAACTAATGTGAACGCGGAAGGAACCTAACCCAAGCATTTTAATCCCATTGCTGTGGCGTCATGGCCTATGAATTTTATCCAAGCCCAAATAGAATTGGACCACTCAAGTTAATAAGAGGGCTTGCTTGCCTTGTTGCACCTTCATGTATGAATTAGTCAGTTGCTTATTCATTCCCTCTAAGTATATAAAAGGTGTGTTtggttttcatttgtttttatttcctgttttcattttctgaaaactatttttattttcaaaaaattagaaTTCTGACAATATGttggtttgacttcttattttctgttttcatgaaataaaaatactgaaaatttatgatatattgacttcttgtctttttgtatttttagatttgcttaaaattacattcattgtcATCACAATTTCATTTTACTCGAAATGAGGTTTCTGTTCTCaactgaaaacaaaaatttattgttttcattttctggttgtttcctgttttcattttcactgaaaatgttttcagaaatccaaccaaacacattttcatcactgttttctgttttcagtgaaaatgaaaacagaaaacaaccaaaccaaacacctcTAAGAGAGTgcatcttttgaaaaacaaattagaaAGGAGAGTGGATAAACAAAGAAAGGAAGTGAATATAACAACCCCAACAATAATTGATCGTGATCAACAAGAATTAGATCATTCTAACAAATCCTACAACTTAGTCTTCTAAGAGACAGTTGCCtttactaactttttttttttgagtgtgCAAAAGGGCAAGAGGCCCCAAGAAAAAACTATACAGCTTGTATATCAAGACCAAACTTAGACAATGTATCCGCTACTTATTTGCCTCGCAACACAACCAGCACTGAGAAGAGAAATGGTAATTTTTGGATCAGATTCTTTAAGGAGGGATTTAAAACCTCTTTCCCAAGCTAACTGAATCCGAGTCAGAATTGCCCATAGTTCCACGGCAAGAACAGAACAGCTTTCAATGTGACAAGCATAACGAGGAACCATATTACCGTTGAATGATTCACAAGCACATCAAATTATCTAAAGTAGTAAAGAGAAAGAAGTTCGAGTATTCACATGAATTTTGTTTGTATCTACATGactgaatatataattttcaaacaataaataaattagtttaaaagggtgtgaaaaaaataaaataaattggaatgaaattaatttaaattaaacaagagaggaatcaaatataaaagtaaattagttaattaaaatagaaaagatgAGAGAAGTCCATATTATTGTACAAGTTAATttagaagatgagaatgttggaaGCTTAACCTAtttttgatgtaatgttaatgatttttctctatttatgtTTATTCTAATTTTCACTTGCATCTACTCGTATACTCTAACCATGATCTTTCAAGTGAAAgagcttaatttatttatttttttctcccaaatccctttaaGAGGTAAAACagttaaattgcattaagaataaaaatgtacAACATgctaaacaaaatcaacctATCCCTAttgatgaattatttagatactttttttcagttctattagaaaataacattttttaatgttacccctaaaacttaccttaaaaatgggtgatcaagccgcaaacaataaaattaagcacaaaaagataataaaaaagtaatattcatagatagatagaaagaaaaattacatcaataacaaacacaaaaagGGGTTTTAGTATCCtattgtcatgagagactttacaATTGCAATAAGATAATATTTAGAAAATGGGTATTGAGAAAGAGAATGCAGGAAAAAAATGACTTCTAATGATTATTTCTCTTACTTCTTACATTTATCTTCTATAAGAAAttatattctcttaaattttatgtgtcctttctccttcttcttctctcttattCTTTTATAGGTATAGTTCAACCTGATTTTCACGCAATCTTCCCGCTAAGTGCGATTGCCGCCCTTAACGAGTATGACAGTAATTTCACGTTCAGTGCATGACTCGCGCTAAGCGTCCCTTCACGATCCAAACTTCTCCATACTTCCTAGTGTTAAACAACTGCATCGCACTGGGCGCTTGAGACACGCTGAACAAACatatctttaactttttttctttagactttattttttttttctgcgcTAATTATTCATTAAGCACGATAaattcataacttttaacttaaataatgtaaaaattctaattatttgcaaaaaaaaaagaaaaaataagaaaaaaaaatttaacaattcttacataatttaaatctaaaatataccTATCCATAAGGATTTTCAATTACCATAATGGTCTCACTCTACACCGAGTATATGGCAGCATGTGCAACGCTAAGCAAGAGCAAAATGCGTAACAAAATTGCTTCACTCTTTGTGCGCACGAATAATCATAATAGtactataaaagaaataaaaacaactaTTTGTTACTTTGCctttctcataaaaaataatcaattatttctcCTAATAAATCTAATCCAAAGTCcaggtaaattttattttattttattcaccaAAATTAAAGGAAgcgtatatatttttttaccaatgtatatatttttttttaagaatttctgAATACGTTTTATTAAGTCCATAAGAAGAATCcttcctctctcttctctctcttttaattaatgttcttttattttactaaacattatattaatactatattaatACGAAATAGtctttcaattaatatttttcttctcttttgtcATCAATATTAATTAGGAAAGAAGACCAGTAGTAATTCCCTCTTCATCTAATTCTAATccctataaaattttataaattcaaaaaatactgTCAAATTACTTGCAATGGTTTTTAGTCAAGGgtattttgttggaagattAAAATCCTACTTTAACGAGAAGAGCTGACCCTAGAATCTCCATGGAAATAAACTAAGATGCAAGGTATCTCCAATGCAAGTTTTTTAAGTAGGAGAATTTTTTAGTACATgtaaaattgtgtttttgtcccaaaaatgtcatgttattcttaaaatattcatgcataattttgtttaaatgataaaatactcATACACATATTGATTgatggagaaaaataaattttaagtgttaagaaatgatttttattctaaaaaatccACAATATCACACAAACTCTTTCTAATAggattctttgaaaaaataatttcttctcTTAAAAACTCACCAAATAGTTCCTATTGGAGATGCTCATAAGCCTAGTTGAAGTGACAAGAAATTTTAGCCGGCCACACCACAACGTCACTTTCTTAAGTTCTTACATTATGAAAGGCCAATTAATCAGAAATTGCCATTTTAGCAAAAATTACTATATCTCGCACTTTATGAAAGTGTGGTGGAGGGGTAAATCCGTCGTTTCAAATTTAATATCCGTTGTTTTGTCTGGAAAGTAGAGTGAGGCATTTTCAAAGTGCAGTCACCTCAGAGacatcatttctctctctaactttctctctcctctccGCTCCGGCGAGTAAGAAAAATGCAGCATTTCGTGGATTTGCAAGAGAATTCGGAGTTGGGTGAGTCGAATTCATGGCTTTCAGCGAAAGAGCAGTCCGGTGCGGCACCCAACACCAATTTGGATCGCGTCCTCTTCAACGACCTCGTCGAGATTGTCCCTCTCGTTCAGTCACTCATCGTAATCCCTCTAACCCTTTTCACTCTTCTTTCTTCCATTTTCATTGCAACGCAAAAAAAAggagatttattttatttatgtgcaagaggaaaaggaaacaaaacagCAACTTGGGTACAATGTAATTTGGACTCTACTGTATTGGCTTTGTGTGTTGACAAACATACTGAAAGGAAAGCTAGTGACTTgtgatttttttccctttttttttatgctgATCTTGTGACAAGTGATGCTcttgaatttcaatttaattataagttttgTGTTGTTTAATTATGATCAGGATCGTAAAGCAAGCCGTTCATTCACGCGGCGTGGTTCCATGATCTACACCAAGACACCCACAAGAGAATCATTGTCCAAAAGAGTAAGACTGGGTCACTTTTTCCCAATTTggtgtttgaattttctcaattttttgttCTAACTTTGCATTCCTATTGGGTTTGTTGTAATGTTCATAAATCTTGCTTGATGTGTTGAATTGTGGAAGCAATTAGGGGTTTCCTTCCATTTGATATAATGTGcaatatttgacattttatacGGTGATACTTGCAATGATGCAGACTCATTTTGTGTTGTTTATATCTTTCTGTTTAAACTCCCACTTGAAAAGGTCAGACTTCAGTTTCAGTTATCAGTGTAGGCTTGAAGATGTAACTAATTTTGAGTCTCTGATATTATTGTAAGTGTCCTTGTGTAGCATGCTTTTGTTTGCCTACTCTGATTGTGTTTATGAGTGGGAGGTATAACGCAggttaaatatgaaaaattgtgGAACTAAGCTATTTCCTTCTCAAGCACAGATACCATAAAAGTCCTGCATATTTCTATCATACCACATTGAATACTTTCTATTGCTCCTTAAATGCATGTTGCACATGTGTCcataatcataaattaataccTAGCCACATTTACTTCTTGGTAACTATTTGTGGATGGGTTGGTACTTGGTAATGGTATATGATAGTTATTCATGTAAATGACATATTTTGTTAGTGACATAACTTTTATGTGCTTTATTTTGTCTCTTCAACACCTGCTTTGAAATAATAATGTTAGATATTTGGACATTGaatatgaaatataatattctttttatgaTTTGTGTATTGTGAAAAATATCACTGCATTGCTAACAATCCTTTTTTTCACATCATAATCTCTAGAATATGTTCATGTGTATTATGACCTTTTACATACTTCATCACTTAATTAAAACACGCTGTTTGAATAGTAAAGTTTCTGTTTTTTTGGTCCCTTTTGGTGAACACACGAGGTATCTCTATTGGTTTGGCCCCTTTGAATTGCCCGGGGGACTAATCCCTGTTTGATCGTGGGAGCACAATGGTTATACTGCCTCTCTACAGCAGCTGCTTCCTTAAGAAGTTGAGATTCAAACCTCATGTTCTCATCCCAGGGGGTTGAAACTGCTACCACCTTGATTCACTCATTGTGGATTGAACCATTAAATTTCCATTACTTTAGACTGGATAACCTTCAGTAAGATGGTTTGCAGAAAGTTCTTTTTGTTTATAGTGTGATTTAGTGATGTTAGATAATACAAGTGAAGGACGCCTAGGCCAATTTGTATGACACTGGGGGGTGTAGGATTTTGTTACTCTAACATGGAGGTTTATCTGACTGTCCATATATTGTGTGTATCATGTAGTTCAAGTACTACATGCTTCAGTTCTACTTCCAAATGTTCAAgttcaattttataatatctGTATCACTTTCTTACTCTAGATTGAACTTGCTTATTGTTATTGTTCCGTTCATATGGAAGTCTGAAACTAttctttcaaaagaataatgTCTCATATAACTGTTAAATTTGCTGTGCTCAATGCATTATGACTgacatttcttttctttgatcATTGTACTGAATCATTTACATCCTCTGGTAGACAACAGATTCAAAAAGTAGGAATGTTGCCCAATCTATTCTTGCCAAAAAGAAAAGGGACCATGGAGAAAAAGAACAAGGAAAAAATGGCAGCAATGATGCTGATAACTATTCCATGTTTTCTACAAGAACTTTGGCTTcagaaaaggacatagaagagTTAGGTATGTTGAAGGAGCAGGTAGAGGAACTTCAGAGGAAATTGTTGGAGAAAGATGAACTTTTAAAGTCAGCGGAAAACTCAAGAGACCAGATGAATGCTTTTAATGCAAAACTTGATGAACTTAAACACCAGGCTTCAGAAAAGGAATCTTTACTGAAGTATACTCAACAGCAGCTCTCTGATGCTAAGGTACTGATcagcttccttttttttaattaattaataatttggcCCAAGGACTTTCTTAAGCATTTACAATTTGGGCAGAGTTCATCTCTTAGAATTAATGTTACCTATTCACTTAATACATGCACTTCATATATCTCTTGAACATGATAGGCCTGGCTTTTTGAGTTTTGACGGTTGTGGGAAGTTGGATTGTATTCTAGTGTATTTTAGTAGGCGTATGCTTAGAGAATGTTGGAAGGGTTCACAATTGCAATGAGTTTAACTTTCGGCAGTTTTTGTTTCTTGATTCTATTTAACATTAGTGTTATTCTTAGAAGTTTGGACTTtatgaaaccttaatctgatTGCCTTGAAATTATAATGTTGTGTTAAGATCTTATACTGCTTTCTTCAATCTTAGGTTCTGATAGATATTACAGGGGGGGAGGAAATGCTCATTTCATTGGGGGAGGGTGGggagttttaaaatatttcttctcATATGCATTAACAGGTCTCCTTTTCCACAGATTAAGCTTGCAGACAAGCAAGCTGCTCTTGAAAAAATACAATGGGAAGCAATGACATCCAACAAGAAAGTTGATAAACTTCTAGATGAGCTAGGTTCCATGCAGGCAGATATTACATCATTCACGTTATTACTGGAAGGATTGTCAAAAACTGACACTGCTAAGTATACCAATGATTATGATGTCAAACCTTATGATTTCAGTCACCTGCCTAGTATTGTgagtttatgaatatttttcaaatacacAGCATATTTTTCCACATGTTGATATGTATGTATGGTGACAATTTCAACACAGCACTATGATTTGGATTGCCTTCCTAGTTCAAGACACATGGATATCTTGTTTATCAATGTGCATGCCTTCCACTTGTATATCAGTGATTTAGCATTTGTAGATTCTATCCCACAATAGATCTGTAGGATAAGATCCTTATATTTACAGCAGAATCATATACAAAGTCAACATATctcaatgaataaaaaatagtattgatGGCTACGCAAACCGTTGCTACTTCCTGtgaggttttgacttttttttcttagtaGAGGGTATTTGGTAAAGAACTGCATCATTGAATGGTATGAGACTATACTTATCAGATTTAATGTATATCTTTGTTTCAAGAACAGAGTTGTGTTAGTATATTTGTAGAGATATCTTATCCTTGGATGTTGATCTTTTCAAGTAAACATCTGGTTGAACAGGATGATTTGGACGAGGTGGAATTGCAGAAAATGGATGAAGCAAGAAAAGCCTATATGGCTGCTGTTTCGATTTCCAAGGAAAAACGAGATGAGGAATCTATTGC
This genomic interval from Glycine max cultivar Williams 82 chromosome 5, Glycine_max_v4.0, whole genome shotgun sequence contains the following:
- the LOC100799930 gene encoding protein MICROTUBULE BINDING PROTEIN 2C is translated as MQHFVDLQENSELGESNSWLSAKEQSGAAPNTNLDRVLFNDLVEIVPLVQSLIDRKASRSFTRRGSMIYTKTPTRESLSKRTTDSKSRNVAQSILAKKKRDHGEKEQGKNGSNDADNYSMFSTRTLASEKDIEELGMLKEQVEELQRKLLEKDELLKSAENSRDQMNAFNAKLDELKHQASEKESLLKYTQQQLSDAKIKLADKQAALEKIQWEAMTSNKKVDKLLDELGSMQADITSFTLLLEGLSKTDTAKYTNDYDVKPYDFSHLPSIDDLDEVELQKMDEARKAYMAAVSISKEKRDEESIAAAANARLHLQSLVFKSKNFNL
- the LOC100800458 gene encoding dof zinc finger protein DOF5.4 — protein: MQEIHTMGGGRFFSGDRRLRPHHQSQQALKCPRCDSLNTKFCYYNNYNLSQPRHFCKNCRRYWTKGGVLRNVPVGGGCRKSKRSSKPTKTSSQTASPDPDHHNNNTNSHSSSGSSSLTAAAATATTTTTTEAVSAPETLNLDSNNNNNNMQESKLLIPALETNPLEHGTGDCGGIFSEIGPFTSLITTTTSTNEPLAFGFGNSTLPDASSFQWLHQKVSSSSNEELKLPESSLLDHTVDFHSKISHGGGFGSLDWQGGADQGLFDLPNTVDHAYWSHTHWSDHDNSTLFHLP